Part of the Paenibacillus aurantius genome, TTCGGTTCCTACCCTGATCTGGCTCGGCAATCTGGCCTGCCTGGAGTTTCATCCGTCCTTCCACTATGTAGACGATGAGCTGCCGGCCGAGTGGGTCATCGACATTGATCCGACCCTTGAAGTCGAGCCGAGAATCATGGACGCGGTCGATAAAATCGGGGACGCCCTGGACCGGATGAAGATCCAGGCCGTTCCCAAGACGTCCGGCGCGACCGGCGTTCAGCTCTTCATCCCGATCGAGCGCGGATATACGTTCGACCAGCTGCGCGGCATCGGGCTTTTTCTCGGGAACTTTCTCGTGGAGAAATACCCCAAGCTGTTTACGATCGAGCGGCTGAAGAAGAACCGCGGCGACCTCATCTACGTCGATTACCTTCAGCATTATTACGGCAAAACGTTATCCGCCCCCTACACCCCCCGCGCCCGTGCACATGCCACCGTGTCCACCCCTCTGTTCTGGGACGAGGTGCACCGCCGGGTCGATCCCCGCGAGTATAACCTGCTCACCATCGAGGAGCGCCTGAACAAGTTCGGCGATCTCATCGACCGCGTCAAGCCCCAATCCCTCGATCACGTGCTCTCCTTCCTCCGCTGACTCTACAAGAGGGGCGAGAGGATGCGGAGCACGATTTCCCCTGCCTTCTGGGCGGCCGGACGACGGGCGAACGAATCCAGCTGCAGCTCCTCGCTTGCCGCCAGGTCCCTGTCAAAATCCGCCGCCAGCCTGTCCAGCGTTTCTCTTCCATAAAGCACCGCGTTCAGCTCAAAGTTGCAGAAGAAGCTCCTCATGTCCAAGTTCATCGTCCCGACGGTGGCGACGGCATCGTCAACCAGCATGATTTTGCTGTGGAGGAAGCCCTTCTGGTACCGGTAGAAACGGATCCCCGCTTGCAGGAGCTCCTCCAGATAGGAGAACGAGGCCAGCTGGACGAGCCGGGAATCCGGAACGGACGGGACGAGAATCCTCACGTCCACTCCGCTGAGCGCCGCCGTCTTAAGCGCCATGATCAGACTGTCGTCGGGAATGAAATACGGGGAAGCCAGGTAAACTTTCTTCCTTGCGGTGGAGATGGCGGAGAAACATACCTCCAGCAGACGATCCGAGTGGCCGTCCGGCCCGCTGCAGACGACCTGCAGCTTCTCCCCTTCCGCCGGCGGCTGTACGGGATAATAGGCGGAGGCGTCGATTGTCGTCCGGGCGGCAAAACGCCAATCCGATAAAAAAAGACGCTGGAGGCCGTATACGGCCGGACCGCGGATTCTCAGGTGCGTATCCCGCCAGTGGCCGAGCCGGGGATTTCCTCCAAGGTACTCGTTCCCGATGTTGATGCCCCCGAGGAAGCCGGTCGTCCCGTCCACCACCACGATCTTCCGGTGATTGCGGAAGTTGATCCGTCTGTCGAGAAAGGCAATCATCGGCGGGAGGAAGCAGGCGGTCTCCACCCCTGCTTCTATTAATTCCCGCAGATAAGCTTTGGTGAGCTTATAGCTTCCAATGCCGTCGTAGAGAACCCGGACGCGCACCCCTTCCCTCGCTTTGCGGATGAGCAGCTTCTGAAAGTCCCTTCCCGCTTCGTCATCCCGGATGGTATAGAACTGAAAATGAATATGATGCTTCGCCCTCTCCATCGCTTCCTGGATCGCGGGGTACGCCGTTTCGGCGCCGGTGTAGACCTCCACCTCGTTGCCATCGGTAACCGGACTTTCCGGCAGGCCCCGCAGAAACGAGGCCAGCCGGCTGTCTACTCCGGTAAGCCCCTCGTCCCCGGGCCGTGAAAGAGTGGTTGCCTCGAAGGGCGTCAGCTCGGCGGAAACCTCCACGCCCGGTGGTACCCCGAGCTCCGGAAATGTCCACCGGTCATAAGGACGGGAAGGTGCCGGATAGCCATAGCTTCTTTTTTCGTGAATCCCGTTCCCCTTCCAAGGAATCCCCGTTTCCTCCCCGTGCCCCCCTTCCGCCTGACCCCGCTCCCTCCCGCCGATCATCCGCTTATGCCGGAATTCCTGGGCCATGAAATAATACATAACGAATCCAAGTATGGGGAAAATAAACAGAACGAGGAGCCAAGCCACGCTTTTTGACGGGTGGCGGAATTCCACTACGAGCACTGTGAGCAGCAGAAGGATCCAGATCGCTAACGCGCCGATTGCCCAGTACAAGGTGTCTTCCTCCTTTTGAGGCAGCTGCCGGCCCCTACGTCATAATTGGAACCAGGTGATTATTCAGTGTACCCAAAAAAGAACAAACCTAATAAGGTTCAGGAGTATCTGGAATTCGAGTATATCGACGATCTGAAATCCGTCCCGATCCCGGCCGATTTGAAAGTTAACCAGCAATACTTCAAGCAGATGTTCACGGACTGCTCCGACGTCGTCATCCGCCCCTTTCAGCTGGAAACGGGGATTCCGGCTGTGGCTGTCTTCGTGGACGGGCTGGTCAACACGGAGCTCTTGGAGAATGCCCTGGAGAACATTATGGTTTTCGAAGGGGGCGAGGTCGATATCGAGCGGATCCAGCTCCGCAATCTGTCCGTCTCACAAATCAAAGCGGTGGATAACTACGGGGACCTCCTGAACAGCATGCTGAGCGGCGATACGGCGTTGTTGGTCGAGGGCAACACCAAGGCCCTCCTGCTTGGGCTGCGGGGAGCCCAAACCCGAAGCGTGGGAGAGCCGGAGACCGAGACGGTTATCCGCGGTCCGCGGGAAGGCTTCATCGAGAATCTGCGAACGAACACGTCCCTCGTCCGGCGCAAGATCAAAACCCCGCGGCTCAAGATGAAGCCGCTTGTAATCGGCAAGCACAGCAACACGAACGTGGTTGTCGCTTACCTCGAGGGAATCTCCGATCCCGAGCTGGTCAAAGAGACGGTTGCCCGGCTGAAGAAAATCAATATCGATACGGTTCTCGAGTCCGGCTACCTGGAGGAATACATTCAGGACAGCGCCTTCTCCCCTTTTCCCCAGGTGCAGTATACGGAAAGGCCGGATGCGGTGGCGGCGGCCCTGGCCCAGGGAAGGATCGCTATTTTTACGGATGGAACGCCGATGGTCCTGCTGGTTCCGACCACCTTTTCCCACCTGCTGCAAGCGACCGAGGATTACTACGAGCGGTTCCAGATGGGGACGCTCATCCGCTGGCTGCGCTACCTCTTCCTGCTGCTGTCGATTCTGACGCCGGGGCTTTACGTGGCCATCTCGACCTTTCACCAGGAGCTGCTCCCGACCACGCTGCTGCTAAGCATTGCCGCGGCCCGGGAGGCGATTCCCTTCCCCGCCGTCGTGGAGGCGCTCATCATGGAGATCATCTTCGAGGCGCTGCGGGAAGCCGGAATCCGCCTTCCGAAGGCGGTCGGCTCCGCCGTGAGCATTCTCGGCGCGCTTGTCGTCGGCCAGGCCGCCGTCCAGGCGGGGATCGTGTCCGCTCCGATGGTTATTGTCGTTTCGATAACCGGAATCGCGTCCTTCACCATCCCGCATTATAACGGCGCCATCGCCCTGCGCATGCTGCGCTTTCCGATCATCATCGCCGCCTCCCTTTTCGGCGTGTATGGGATTCTGATCGGCGGCATGATCATCGTCGGCCATATGGCCAATCTCCGCTCCTTTGGGGTGCCTTATCTTGCTCCCGTCGGCCCTATGTCGCTCGGAGACTTGAAGGACGTGCTGTGGAGAGCCCCTATCTGGGCGATGAACAAGCGGCCCTCCTTCCTGGACGTGCCGGACATTACCCGGCAGGGAACCGAGCTTAAGTCTATTATCAAGGCCCAAGGCGGCTTCCGGGATGCCCAGTCCTTGGACCGCGGGGACGAAAACGGTAAGGAGGCCGAGCATGATCATCCTGTCGGGAAAGAACCTTCCTAGAATGCTGCTTCTCCTGCTTGTCCCGTTTGTTCTAAGCGGCTGCTGGGACCGCCGGGAAATTAACGACTCCGCCTTCGTCATCGCCTCCGCCATCGATCTCGACGAAAACGGCCAGTATCGGGTCTCCGTCCAGGTACCGCTGGCCGGACAGCTCGGCGGAGCGAGCGGAGGCGGAGGCGGCACGGGAGGAAGCAAAACCTACTATGTTGATTCCGAGTCCGGCACCACGATAACCGAGGCGGCCAATAAGCTGCAGCTGCGGATGGCCCGCACCCTTGTTTTTGCCCACCGCCGCGTTCTCATCATCGGAGAAGACTTAGCCCGCAAAGGAATACGGCCTTTGTTCGACGTGGTGGCCCGCACCCCGGAGAACCGCCTTTCCGGCTATATGATTGTGGCCAAGGGAAAGGGCTATGACCTGCTTAACGCCCAGCCCAAGCTGGAGCGGTTCTCGGGCGAGGCGATCCGGGAGCTTGTCAAATCCGAAGGGCGGATAATCATCAATATCAAATCGGCGGCAAGCGCCCTCAGCTCCTACGGGATCGACCCCGTTCTCGCTTACGTGGGCACGAAGAAAACCGAGAAAAGCGAAGCCCGCTCAAGCGAGGTCGATATTCTCGGCTATGCCATGTTCAAGGACGACAAGATGGTCGATTCCATTCAGCAGGAGGCGGCCCAGGGACTTTTCTGGCTTCAGAAGAAGGTGAAACCTTACAATTTTCAGGTGGAGCTGGAAGGCCGGAAGGTGGCCCTAATCATGTCGGAAGGAACGGCCGACTTTGTTTCCGCGGAGAAGAAGAACGGCAAAGGAAAATTCACCATAAAGGTGAAAGCCCTGCTCACGGTCCAGGAGAACCTGTCGGACTTCAACATGTCCTCTAAGGAAATCTCCCAGGAGCTGGAGGACAAAGCGAATAATGCCATCCGCCGGGAAATCACTCAAACCATCGCGCTGATCCAAAGACATAAAGCCGATCCGGCTGGACTGGGAAGGTTCATATGGCATAAGTTTCCCCGAGAATGGAAAGAGCAGTATGAGAAAGACTGGCCGGATATTTTGAGCAAGGCGGAGTTTGATCTTCAGATCAAGACCTCCATTACGCAAATCGGCCTCATTACCCAAAACATTGCGGAGAAGGTGCCTCGATGAGTCCGATCTTCCTGTTCGCGTTCGTGGTGATTTTCGTGTACTACCTGCTGCGGGATTTGATGATTCTGCGCGGGGGGAACAAGAGGAAGATCAACCTTCCTCTTTACCTAACGATCAACGGGATCACTATTGTTCTTCTGGTCAGCCTGTTCCTGCATGTGAGGCCCCCTATGCCCACCCGTTGGCTTAACCAGCTGCTGGGGCCCACCGGAGAATCCATCGTAGGAGGGTACCAGCGTGAGAAATCAAACCATTAGCCATCGCCAGCTGGCCTGGCTGATCGCCGCCGGGTTCATGACCTCCACCACCATTCTGCTGCCCCAGCAGCTCGCCCTGTATTCCGGCAACGACGCGTGGTTCGCGCCCCTTTTCTGCGCCATTTATGCGCTTCTAGCCTGCTACGTCTTCTACCGCCTGGCCAAGCGCTATCCGGGACAGACAATTTTTCAGATCACCAAGCTGCTTGCGGGCAAATGGATCGGGAGTCTCCTGAATATCATCATTCTCTTTAACATCTGGCTGATATTCGTAAGAAACTCCCGGCTGTTCATCAACTTCGTCAAGCTGAACCTGCTCCCTTCCACGCCAGAGGAAATCCTGCTGCTGCTTCTGGTGGTGGTTCTGATCTACTACGGGTCAACGAGCATCGAGGTCACCGCCAGGGTAAACGAGCTGTTCTTCCCTTTCCTGTTTCTGAGTACCTTGATGCTTCCCATTCTGCTCAGCAATGAGCTATCGATCTACCAGCTGGAGCCGGTTCTCGTCAAGCCGGCTTCCGATCTGACGCTCAGCGGGCTGATCGCCTCCTCCTGGTATGGGGATGTTATCGTGGTAGGAGCCTTCCTGCATACGATCTATAATTCCAAGCAGCTGTACAGCGCGATGAGGCACGGAATTCTGCTGTCCGTCTTCGGCCTTACGATTCTGTGCATCGTCGGCATCGCCGTGCTCGGAGCGAATACGTTAGGCAAAGAGAATTACCCGTCCTATGTGCTCGCCGAGCAGATTCACATTTCCGATTTTCTGGACCGGGTGGAGCTCATCCTGTTCAGCATTTATTTCCCGACCTTCCTGGTCAGCATCATGACCGCCTTCCTCGCCCTTCTGATCGGAGTGGCGAGCTTTACCAAGACGCGGGACTATACCTTCTACAGCCGCTCCATGGGATGGCTCATGCTCCTCGCCGTCTACTTGGCCTTCCCGGGGGGGCCCGAGACCCGTACCTTTGCCACCTACAGCTTCCCTCCCTTCGTCCTGACCGTTCAGCCCGTGCTGTTTCTTGTCCTGCTGATGCTGGCCCTTTGGAAAAAGACAACCCGATCCGGGCACGAGAAGGGTCAGCAGGAGGAAGAAGAGGGAGCAAACGGCAAGGAAGAAGAACGGGACGGTTCCCGGGAAGAAAGGGAAGCCCGGAAGATGCAGAAGGAAGGGCAGGAGGAGCAGGCCCAAGGGGGGGAGGAATCCAGGGTCTCTCATCATGCCCACGGAGGAGGGGAATCCCAACCCCCTCAGCAAGCTGACGATGGAAAAGAATCCCGGATCGCTCATTCCGCCCAAGGAGACGAGGACTCCCAGGCCCCTAACCGGGCGCGCGAAAATAAGGAAGGTGGAGCCGGGGACCGGGAGCGGGTCCTTCGGGAAGAATCGGAAACCGGCAAAGGGCGGTCCGGCCGGGAAGATGCGGTTTCCGCCTCCGGGAACCACGGTGGAGCTGACCAACCGACCTACCGCCATACGCCCGGCTCTGCCGCCAAGAAGCTGAAGAAGCGATGGTCCCTCCCGGTGTGGCGGCGGGTTACCCATCTGCTGCTCGGCCTTGGCATCGTCCTGATCGCCGCCGGCCATGGCTTCGGTCTCAATCATCAATGGGTGGGTCTTCTCTGTGCCATCGGCTACGCAGTCTGCCTGACGCTGGCCGTCCTGACCACCTATATGGAATCCAAAAAAGCAGGGAGCCAGTAGGCTCCCTGCTTTGCTTTCAGCTTGTCGATAACCCCCGTTTTGCTAATCCAATCCGCGGAACAGCCGTTAACGGCCGGCCCGCTGCCTGCGATATTCCGTCGGGGTCATGCTTACGTACTTCTTGAACGCTTTCGTAAAATGAATGTAATCCGCGTAGCCGACCTTATGGCCGACCTCGTAGATTTTGCTGGCGGGATCGGCCAATAAGAGCTTGGCCTGCTCCATCCGCCGGCCGCTCAGGAACTGCATGAAGGTCATGCTCTCGGCCTTCTTGAATATATAGCTGAAGTAGGCGGGAGACAAATTCAACCGCTCCGCAGCCTCGGCCATCGAGAACCCAGGGTCGCTGATC contains:
- a CDS encoding DNA polymerase domain-containing protein; its protein translation is MKTVKGTVTIEGHELTITNPDKPLWPEMKITKLMYLQKLIRLAPYLLKYTTNRYLTTIRFPHGAGDEKSFYQKNAPEPVPSFVRTAELQGINYVVLDSVPTLIWLGNLACLEFHPSFHYVDDELPAEWVIDIDPTLEVEPRIMDAVDKIGDALDRMKIQAVPKTSGATGVQLFIPIERGYTFDQLRGIGLFLGNFLVEKYPKLFTIERLKKNRGDLIYVDYLQHYYGKTLSAPYTPRARAHATVSTPLFWDEVHRRVDPREYNLLTIEERLNKFGDLIDRVKPQSLDHVLSFLR
- the cls gene encoding cardiolipin synthase — protein: MYWAIGALAIWILLLLTVLVVEFRHPSKSVAWLLVLFIFPILGFVMYYFMAQEFRHKRMIGGRERGQAEGGHGEETGIPWKGNGIHEKRSYGYPAPSRPYDRWTFPELGVPPGVEVSAELTPFEATTLSRPGDEGLTGVDSRLASFLRGLPESPVTDGNEVEVYTGAETAYPAIQEAMERAKHHIHFQFYTIRDDEAGRDFQKLLIRKAREGVRVRVLYDGIGSYKLTKAYLRELIEAGVETACFLPPMIAFLDRRINFRNHRKIVVVDGTTGFLGGINIGNEYLGGNPRLGHWRDTHLRIRGPAVYGLQRLFLSDWRFAARTTIDASAYYPVQPPAEGEKLQVVCSGPDGHSDRLLEVCFSAISTARKKVYLASPYFIPDDSLIMALKTAALSGVDVRILVPSVPDSRLVQLASFSYLEELLQAGIRFYRYQKGFLHSKIMLVDDAVATVGTMNLDMRSFFCNFELNAVLYGRETLDRLAADFDRDLAASEELQLDSFARRPAAQKAGEIVLRILSPLL
- a CDS encoding spore germination protein codes for the protein MYPKKNKPNKVQEYLEFEYIDDLKSVPIPADLKVNQQYFKQMFTDCSDVVIRPFQLETGIPAVAVFVDGLVNTELLENALENIMVFEGGEVDIERIQLRNLSVSQIKAVDNYGDLLNSMLSGDTALLVEGNTKALLLGLRGAQTRSVGEPETETVIRGPREGFIENLRTNTSLVRRKIKTPRLKMKPLVIGKHSNTNVVVAYLEGISDPELVKETVARLKKINIDTVLESGYLEEYIQDSAFSPFPQVQYTERPDAVAAALAQGRIAIFTDGTPMVLLVPTTFSHLLQATEDYYERFQMGTLIRWLRYLFLLLSILTPGLYVAISTFHQELLPTTLLLSIAAAREAIPFPAVVEALIMEIIFEALREAGIRLPKAVGSAVSILGALVVGQAAVQAGIVSAPMVIVVSITGIASFTIPHYNGAIALRMLRFPIIIAASLFGVYGILIGGMIIVGHMANLRSFGVPYLAPVGPMSLGDLKDVLWRAPIWAMNKRPSFLDVPDITRQGTELKSIIKAQGGFRDAQSLDRGDENGKEAEHDHPVGKEPS
- a CDS encoding Ger(x)C family spore germination protein, whose translation is MIILSGKNLPRMLLLLLVPFVLSGCWDRREINDSAFVIASAIDLDENGQYRVSVQVPLAGQLGGASGGGGGTGGSKTYYVDSESGTTITEAANKLQLRMARTLVFAHRRVLIIGEDLARKGIRPLFDVVARTPENRLSGYMIVAKGKGYDLLNAQPKLERFSGEAIRELVKSEGRIIINIKSAASALSSYGIDPVLAYVGTKKTEKSEARSSEVDILGYAMFKDDKMVDSIQQEAAQGLFWLQKKVKPYNFQVELEGRKVALIMSEGTADFVSAEKKNGKGKFTIKVKALLTVQENLSDFNMSSKEISQELEDKANNAIRREITQTIALIQRHKADPAGLGRFIWHKFPREWKEQYEKDWPDILSKAEFDLQIKTSITQIGLITQNIAEKVPR
- a CDS encoding GerAB/ArcD/ProY family transporter encodes the protein MRNQTISHRQLAWLIAAGFMTSTTILLPQQLALYSGNDAWFAPLFCAIYALLACYVFYRLAKRYPGQTIFQITKLLAGKWIGSLLNIIILFNIWLIFVRNSRLFINFVKLNLLPSTPEEILLLLLVVVLIYYGSTSIEVTARVNELFFPFLFLSTLMLPILLSNELSIYQLEPVLVKPASDLTLSGLIASSWYGDVIVVGAFLHTIYNSKQLYSAMRHGILLSVFGLTILCIVGIAVLGANTLGKENYPSYVLAEQIHISDFLDRVELILFSIYFPTFLVSIMTAFLALLIGVASFTKTRDYTFYSRSMGWLMLLAVYLAFPGGPETRTFATYSFPPFVLTVQPVLFLVLLMLALWKKTTRSGHEKGQQEEEEGANGKEEERDGSREEREARKMQKEGQEEQAQGGEESRVSHHAHGGGESQPPQQADDGKESRIAHSAQGDEDSQAPNRARENKEGGAGDRERVLREESETGKGRSGREDAVSASGNHGGADQPTYRHTPGSAAKKLKKRWSLPVWRRVTHLLLGLGIVLIAAGHGFGLNHQWVGLLCAIGYAVCLTLAVLTTYMESKKAGSQ